The Musa acuminata AAA Group cultivar baxijiao chromosome BXJ2-5, Cavendish_Baxijiao_AAA, whole genome shotgun sequence genomic interval CTAACATCAAGCAATAATGAGCATAACCAACCATCTTTACCATTCCATGTAGACCAAGACATAATACATAAAGAAACTACCTGCTTCTAACACATAAGCTTCAATTACTTCCATGCCAACAAACAGATCGAAGCTTCGAGAAAAGAGACCTCTACCACAACCACAACACCGAAATAGAGCCACCCACATCCTTCCTTCAACCTTATGCAGCATCTCCCTGAAGGAGCATCTGGTCAAAATGCCAAACCCCTGCAAACATACATGTATAGTCGTAAGACCATCATACTAGCTTTAAATATGGAACTAACCGTCTTGTCTGTATGTCGATTGAGAATTAGAATGACAAATTAATCGATTATATGATTGAATTCAGGTAATCCCATTCACATTCCATTCCAAAACCAAATAAAATTACAGTTCGAAGCTGGAGTCTCAATCTCAGTTCCACCTTAGGAATTATCTGCCTTCTTTCTAACTAAAACCGAATACATTTATACACTTGAACTAACATAGATCTAAAATGAAAttaacataaaaataatatatatatcggTTTCaagaatatataaataaatgtcataagtaaaaaaacaaaacaatatACTATagatatcaaataataaaatatttgaatTCTGATGCTAACAACAGAATAAATATCACCAAAAGCCTCATACAATAGCCAATATTAAGATAGAGCATCTCACCATGTCCTTTCCCGACTCTTCTCAACTGAGCAACATATTCAGATATCTTTTTAATAGCATCCACCTGAATATAGAAGAGAAAAACTAAGAGCATTAGTGATTGAAGAACTATAATCACATTATGTAGTTTgatcagacaaaaaaaaaaaaaaaaagtctaactAACTTATACtagatatctaattaaataatagTGCATCTAATCACCAGATAATTCAATGTATTATCATTCCTAAAAACTATCGGATCTTCTCatccaaaagaaaaggaaaaaaaaagtaaaatccaTTTGAAAAGACTATATATCCAAATGGTAACTACTAACAGTTAGCAACGAATGCAAAAAACACCCAGCTAgttaatctttttattttttatttcttttggttAGGATCATAAGACAAACCAAGGATGGACATTGTAACCACTATTTATTAATGGTTGAGGACTTAACAGCAGTATCAGAAAAATAGCAATATTGGAACTATCAATTAAATTTTGCCCTCAGTTTATATTATAGTTCCAAAAGAAACAGAACATGTTTGAAAAAAATGGAATTCAATAGCATCAAAAATCAAATATGGGGATAAGAAAAGTGTTTCACCTGTTCCTCAAGAAATTCACTCTCGATAAAATCAGTCAGCTGAGCGTCATTGCATCTGTCAGCAACCTGTGCAAAAATTTGTGATACAATGAAGATTTGATATCCTATGCTGGTAGTAACCGCCAAATAATGAAATAGTCATCATAGGTCAGCATCACTTACACTGTGTAGATTAAGTAACTTCTCATTTGTCAGCTTCTCAAGACACAACGCCAATTCCATtgctaaaaaaacaaaaaatttgcTGAATCTGTCATTATAATTCAAGATACAATGCAGTATGATACAAAACAAAAAAGATAATGAAGTATAATGGAAACTGCTACTTCTGAATCATCTACTTAATCAACAATCTTAAAGGAACATacatgaaaacaaaaacaaatacaTCCGGAGAAGATCACCAATAACTCAGGCAACGTTCCAGTTCAACCATGTTAAAGGAGGCATTTAGCTCCACAAAAAGAATGTCCACTTAAAACGAACAGAAGTGTAGTCAATAAATCCAAAAAAACAGTGAAGCATGCATACCacataattaagataatttaatCAGGAACATGTAGACTATAAGATCatctatgtaataaaaatataaccTTGTTTACTTTGTTCCTCTTCTTGGCCAATGATTTGTATTTAAAAACAAAAGCTTTCTTTGGATTCCCGACAGCCACAATAAAAATAAGACTCGATGATGGAGTAGATCAATGGTAAAGTAGTTTGTCCCATGTGTCATACTTTGTTAAAGATCTCCCTTTTTATAGGCACCTAAAGAACAGAGTAGATTCGTGCTCGGTGTCCAAAGTAAGACATACCGTACAATGCATCCCCCTTCTCAGGGTGATCGAACTCAGAGGGCGGCCTACAAATCAATTGGAGCATCACTCTTCCTCCACGCTTGTTCTGACCGCACCAGATTCAGTTTCAATCATCACAAaccagaaagaaagaatagaagatactaatgacggaagaaaagaaagaacaaagaaaCTATTTACTTGGTATTCCATCAATTTCTCTGCGTGAACCCGTTCCTCTTCGCTTGATTCCTTGAAGAACCTGAAATAAGCAGACACAGGACGGATCTAAGCAATACATAACtaaagaggaagaaaaataagaacAAGCACTGGATTTCAAAAGGACTTACTTGGCAAGGCCTTTCAGCGCCACGTTGTCGCGATCGAAGTATGAGAACAGGGCATGATATATGTACGAATTGTTGTATTCAACACTGAAGGAAAAACAACACAGAAAGACCAAAGGATTAAGTCCATAGTAAATAGAACTGACCGCACAGATATTGTAGAAAGAGCTAAAGGAAAAGACAGTAGAAAGGAATCGGGTGAAAAATAGATCCATTTGCCAGAAAATGCGTCATCCGAGAAGAGAAATAAAAAGGGGTAGCACTGGAAAGAAACTAACATATTTTTCTCTCAAAAAAGACCCCAAAAAGACGTGTATAAAGAAGAAGAAATACCAAGGGAAGAAAAAAGCGATCCTTCTTTATACAAAAGACAAGAGCTTTATGATTTCTCCAGATTTCActtgacattaaaaaaaaatagaaaatggagccaagaagaaTAAGATGAAGTTTGAgagaaaataacataaaaacaagaagaagaaaaagaagaagaaaaaagaaaaggaaccGACTTGATCTGTTCGTTAATGGCAGACTCGCAATCATCGTCGTACTTCTGACGGGCGATGGACAAGCCAGGGGCCGTCGGCACGACGGAGAGCTCTTTCTGGATCTCCTCGACGGGCTGAAACACGACTCCCGTGATGGCCTGGTCAGAAGGGGCGGCGGCGGCCACGACAGATGCGCGCCTCATCATTCCCCCCGGAGATCTAAAAGGAAGAAAAGACGCAGAAAAGGAAGGGTGAGGCCCGCGCAGGAGGGCGGCAGGGGAATGCGGCGGTGAGGCCTCAGAGGAGGCGGAGAGGAATGCGAGAGAAGCAGAGGCCTTGAGAAGCATCGTGGTGCTCTGCAAAACAAAAAGGAACAGGAAGAGCAGAGCtgaggagagagaggaagagggatTGACGGATGAGAAGACCGAGTAGGGTTGAGGAGGTGGGGGGGGAAGATATATAGAGAAGCAAAGGGAAATGGATGCGAGAAACGTGGACGGTGTAGATCAGTGGGGGAGGAGAGGTGCGTGTGGAGTGCTCGTGGTCGCCGCACGGAGATCCCACTCCTCTGGTTTTGGTGGTTGTGGTTTGGTAGATTCTTTCCTCTTCGGAAATATcagcttttcttcttctcttattttttagtGTTTTTGAATCTTTTAAACGAATgtgtttctttatttttatttgtaagaAAGTTAGATTTAAAAATTACTTAATTCAATTATTGTAGCAAGAATAAAAGAATTAGCGTTTCTAAAAATTAAATCCGTAAGAATAATAAACAAGTCTTGATCGAACAAAGTTAACTAAAAAAATGTGTCATATGATTAGGTCTCGAGAGGATATAGCACCCAAAAAAACCAACAAAATAGTTGATGTATTATGACTGGACCTTGGAAATATGAGTAATTCTTTTCGTGAGCGGATTATTAGATGTTGAACTTTTAATAaaacatgttatatatatataattattgcaCTTAATCCTATTTTGATCATGGCATCTTGGATTCAGGATCGGATCATATCAGTGGGGCCGAATAAATTGGGGAATAATAGACCGATTTTATGCAAGTCGCTTAGAACTGACCTCCTAAATTGATGGAAGAATTGGAGGAAGGATGTGTGCCAGAATAAAGTTGGATTAAATTGAAAGGCGATATGGATGATGTGCAGCACATAAACCATAAACCATCATAGATGCTCAATGTATGTTGCTCCATCGTGCTCACTGCTTCGTTAAAATAATTACAATCGTGAAGGGCACTATGTCTTCTCGGTGCCTTTCTCTGGTCAATCAACCTGGATGTTCATAGACTCAATTTATTCTATTATCTTTTGGAATGGAACggtaccaatatatatatatatatatatatatatatatatatatatatatatatatatatatataaagtataagAAGAATATAGTTGTAATGAGGTCTCCCGTGCATTGCAAAAGAAACAAAAGCAATCAGTGAGTGGAGATAGAGATGGAAGAATTACTCCGACAATTGGATGGAGACACATGAATACCTTTTAGATGAGGCGCGTGGTGAGCTCGCGCATCCTGTGGACATGCTTCCACGAGCCCCAGAAGAATCCACACAAGTCGTAGTTAGCCTCCACAACACGTCTCTTCCCGTGTCTCTGCTccactcttccttcttccttctctcgGTGACGGTAGATTTCCTCCTCAGAAATCGTGCGTTGAAAAGCTTTGGAGAATCCATACACGGAGGGGAGGTCGAGAGAAACGAGACAATAACTCGAAAAGAAAATTGAGAACGGAGCAAAGCCGAAGAAAGCCTTCTTTCCAGAAAACGGACGTTACTTTTGAAGCCAGCTCAAGTTGAGCCGGACGCACAGCCGAAACACTTGACTAATGGCGTGGACTGgacgatgatgagatcatcatcgtAATTCTGGTCAAAAGATTGCAGGTATAATTCAGGCAAATACATCTCAGGTCTTGTATGGCTGTATACTGATTCTTCATGTATAATTCAGGGAGAAACAAAATGCAGAGAGGATAAGGATCCACAGAGATATGAAATGCCAGACTGGTGAATGGAAACAAAAGATCTgcgagaagaaggaaaaaaacagCAAACATTCACATGCTCGACAACCAGCGAGACAGCTGGAAGCGCTGCGTCGCCTCTGAACTCTGAAGCAAAAGCCTAGCGAACTGTCTTCTCATCACCCAAATAATTTTAATAACGCAAAATTTCGAAGCTTTTTTGGCTGTCTCATTCATGATGCAAAAACACCCTTGTAATTCCAACAGTTCAAATAAGTGAAAACCAAAGAAGATGAACCTCGAATGCctatcatccatccatccatccatccatcatgcCCTTTTGAACATAATACTTGCAGCATAGGCCCGTTTCTCAGATGACCATTTTGATCCCAAGGCATTTCGAGTACGACATGTTCCTTGCGATTTGTATGATCCAAAACCAGCTGGAAACCAAAGGTTGCCTGTGCGCAGTGAGGAATGAAATTAGACACCAAGTAGGCTGTCCAAAACGTACGAATATGCCATGTTCTCCCGAACAAGTCACCACGAATGCTACAGAGACCCTTACGAAGGGCCTCTATTCGTGCTTTAGTGTCTATCAAGGATTCAGTGCAACCAAAACTACGGATCTTCTTCgtgtcagaagaagaagaagaagaagaagaagaagaagaagaagaagaaatatatcATAATTGGTGCTAGGACATCAATAAGGAATTGTGAAAGAAGAAACTTGGGTGCAACACCAGTTGACATGACTAGCATATGAAGTTGTGGTAAAGTAGGCGATTAAATGGTCACATTTGGCCACGACGAAGCCTCCCTAATCCAAGTTTTCGTCATTCAAGTCAGTGAAATATCATTTGCGTTTCCATCGATCTGGTCCTCATTCCTTGCTGATTTACCTCGAAGAAGAGACTGGAAATATTACTTCTTCCCATCTACGCTTGCACGCGAATCGTTGGGCGTTGCTTCCTCATCCGAGTTTTGGTAATTTTATTCGGAGCATACGATCAGGCCAGGAGTACCACTTGTTGGAAAAGAGCTTCCGCTTTTGTTTTGCCCGGTGTGCCACGGGCTGGCATGGTTTTGACGATGGTGGCTGTGATTTCAGCGTGTGTTCTTGTATGTCGTGTTACAAATGGTAGACGCTGGGGGAGTGAGTTGGGTCTTTGTCTTTGGTTCCACGACCTCTTAGGCCCTTACCGATTGATTGTAAACGGATGCTAGATATTTTTTTGTTTTGGGCGGCCTCGTTGTGGTAAGGATCCCATGGAGACTTCGATCCGGACTGAAGTTCTACATGGACGTGCAACTTTTGACATCGACCTTATTCGTAAGATGATATTTGAAGCAGTAGAATTACAGGTTCTGAGTAATGAATGGTTGAAGACAATAATATGTCTGCCCATCTTCTTGCTCACTAGATTGGTGGCAAATGCTACCTTTTAAACAAGCGTGCGGTCATTCGTTGTTCCCACCGGAAGCCTCACATACATTTTGTTTCCTGCCACAACCCCCTCCCCTCGCCTCCTCCACCGCCCCAGAAAAAAAGATGCATGTCTCGCTGCTCCTATTGTCAAACAGTCATTTGCTTCTTGCGTGAGAATCGAGGAACGGAGTAAGTGCCTCTTTCCTTGCATGGGAAGAGACAGACGAACAGTGTCAAGGTTCCCACGTGAGGAGCATTAAATGCAAAAGGGGTGCTGCTTTTCTTAATTCATTCAGCTTGTTGTTCATTCATTAAATGCAAAAGGAGCTTCTACAAGCTCGGGTCATCATCGAGCTTGTCGTTCCAACTTGTACACCCCATCTCCCTTCGAAACAGGCAGCTAATCTCGGATCTTAATCCATTGTCGCATGTAAATAAAAGTCTCCCGCAcaagtttttctttcttgttttcctgTGCTGCATCATAAAACTGAGGTATAGGCTTTACTTGAATGTTCTTGTTGTAGAAATACTCGAGTATTGGATGGTAAACTGATCGGATGTTCTGTatatacagattaaaacatcgtTAAACCTAAAAGCTTATGTTCACTAATGTCACGTACCAATGATAGATACTATCAACCATTTTTGGTGAAATTTGCATATGAACTCGTATCAACCATTGTGATATGCAATGTGCTCATTGCTCattaattatcaattttttttctggATAGTTCTCAAAGACACATCGAGATATAGTATAGATCTTATGCTTGATTTCTCTCTCTGTCCATCAGCCTTGCTACCGTGAGTTGCAAAGCAAGGTTTATTGAACGTGGGGTACGGTGGAACCCCGTGCATGCTGTGCTTGATGGTTCGTTGTTTAGGATCCAAGTTCAGCGTGCATTTCTTTCACTTGGCCTATCGGAAAGATACACTTTTAACTGTCGTTATGGCCATTTTAttacccaaaaaaaaataaaaattggggAGACCTTTAAGAGGAGAAAGCGGCAATATCTCCAAGTTCCACCACAAAATGTACTAAAATATATACATCGAGCAGGGAAATAATAAAAAGGAATACTGCCGAAATGCAAGGCTAGTTTGGTGGTGTATTAGTTGGTAAAACAACCACACACAGGCCTCCCACTAATCCCTGATGAGTTCTAATTTCCATGTTTCGTCACCATGTATATATCTGTAGCTGATCGAGATAGATAGAGCGGGCGTGACCATATGCACGTCTGCCGACAGGCTTCCACCGTCTCACTCTTCAGTCGGGGTTCTTGTCCTCTTTCCAATCCCATACCCCAAGAACTACACAAATTCAATTGGCCAAACTCCAtgcgtacacacacacacacacactctctctctctatacctACTACCTACATGAAAGAAGAGAAATGAGTTCTCGGACGAGAAGAGGAGTCAACGAGGAACGTGGGAGTCGCATAAAATACAGCAAAGCAAGCCATACAAGTCCTTATCCTAATAGAGCAGGCCGTCCATTCTTTTCACGCACTCAGCCGGTAGTCAATTCCTCCGCACTCTTGTCTGTTCTCTATGTGCTTCCTAGTCCGATATCATTTCAATTTAGGATCTCCTGGCCTTTGGCACAGCATGTGCTGTTGAGAAGAAACCTATAAGCATTCTTCTTACAGAAAACTCGCAACTGGTTTGCATCTGTCACTCATCTATTGAATATACTTTAGTTCAATAAATTTCTCCTAATTCGTATCTGCTTCAATTCGTTGTCTATGATGTTGATAGAGCTTCTGCGGGAAGAACTCGATGTCAAAAGTAATTTTCGTGTTTGGGGGTTTGCGCCGTATGTCCTCCAATTTAAAACTCGGTAGTGTAGAATGAACAGAAACTGTCCCTTATTTGATCCACATAAAAGTCATGGCAGACACTGTTCGTCGGTCACTGGAAAGCTACAGCAGCGCCGCGGCCTGAGCAGCGGAGCAAGAACAAGTTGTAAAATCAAGTTGAACATCCCAAAAAGATTTGACAATCATTGGAAAGCCAGAAGCAATATGAACTGGACCAAGTGCACGTTCTCTAAAAGAGCGAGGAGTTCAACATCCAGAAACAAGCTGATCTTGTCTATAACCCAGTACGTCCAAGTTGCTGCAGATTAGCCAAGTGCGCACATGCATTTGTATGCACATCACGTTTGTGTTTTCATACTGATGAACAAAGATCCTTGACTTTATGGAAGTAAGATTCTTGTTAATAGacataaaatattaagaaattattTATTGGCAACCCTGTATGACTACCGGGGCCAGCATTTGTGACGATCAATGAGCGAAGCATGGTTATTTGTGCTTCTTGGAAACCTAAGGACAGGTtaattatttcttattttattgCCTACCGTTTCTTTCAATTTCTACCTACCTCTCACTCTTTCCCATTATAAGTTATATCAGCCATCACCCTTCGTTATCAAATCTTGCAGTTTGAGAGGCAGCCTATAGCTCGAGCTGCATCTTCCATTGCTCTCGGCCATATTCTCCGTTTGACGTAGGAAAATGGCTGGGGGCTCACCTT includes:
- the LOC103986072 gene encoding ferritin-1, chloroplastic, translating into MLLKASASLAFLSASSEASPPHSPAALLRGPHPSFSASFLPFRSPGGMMRRASVVAAAAPSDQAITGVVFQPVEEIQKELSVVPTAPGLSIARQKYDDDCESAINEQINVEYNNSYIYHALFSYFDRDNVALKGLAKFFKESSEEERVHAEKLMEYQNKRGGRVMLQLICRPPSEFDHPEKGDALYAMELALCLEKLTNEKLLNLHSVADRCNDAQLTDFIESEFLEEQVDAIKKISEYVAQLRRVGKGHGVWHFDQMLLQGDAA